In Lathyrus oleraceus cultivar Zhongwan6 chromosome 2, CAAS_Psat_ZW6_1.0, whole genome shotgun sequence, the DNA window TAAATAAATAAACTATAAATTTGTGATGAAAAGATTGTTATTAAGATGTCTTTTATTGTCAAATGAGTTTGACACAAGCAGAATCACGAAGAATTAGCAAGCTCTAAACCTATAATGAAAAGATAACTTTGCAAGCGTCAAACTTATTAGATAAAGTTTTGGAATCCAACAAAAGAGAAAATACTTTTAAttcaaaacagaaataaaataGAAAACTGCGAAAAATATTAAAATGGTGTATTCATGCCTCAAACAAACTTCGATGGCTTAATATGCCCATATGTCACGGCTAAGCAGTGAGTTGGACTTGTGAGCCGATTCCCTACCAGAAAAGGTAAAATAATAATCATTCTGACATCAGACGTGAAACCTACACAATTCTTGTTAAACTTATTGGACGTGTGACTCCTCTAGGATCCCTAACACTTCTTCTGGAATTGTTTTTTCCTCATTTACAACACTCATAATCCATTTAATCACCATTGGACAAAATAGTTTAGTTTCTTTAACATCCTCATCAATCTTCTTTTCACTCTGTGTCATCACCAAGAAACTAGACTTCTTTCCTCCTATATTCTTATCAAAATGCAAAACAGGAGCGATACTAATTTTATATGTGCCTCATGTAATCATCACCAAGTTATCTCATCCTCGATAAGTGATATAATTGTCAAACTGTCAAGGCCTACCAGGTAAAATATGACAAACATCCATATCAAGAACATCACAAACTACCTCTTCTGTGTAATGTTTTTCGATGGAGACAGGAACTCTACAAGCTAGTGTTACTCAAACTTGGGATCCCTTTCATACTCAACTGTATGACTTTTTATGAGGTTCTATGGACAACTTCAAATAATCTATCAATTTTTGTGACACCGAACTCTCCATGTTGTCATTATCCATAATTATAGTATACACATTGTTCTTGATAGAATGCGTGTTTTAAAAAAGTTCTTGTGTTTTCCTTCTTCTTTGGATGCTGATAAAATTCTCTACAACATAAAATTTAGCCTCTCATCATATTCTTCCTCTGGAAACTCAACCCTTACATATTCACTATATATTCTCAACTATGTGTCCTTATCTTTCCTCTCCCTCTTCTTTTTCTTCCACAACAATAATGACTCTTCTTGTTGGACAAATATTTGATCTGTGACCTCTTCCATTACTAAGATAACATGTGTCTCTAATGAGTTTAGCATATGGATTATTCCACCTCTTAACTACTGTTTTAACCTGTCGCACACCTATATATGGCTGTTAGTCCTCTTATTCTTAGGGTTTGAATCCTTTGTTGCTGCACTCTTTTCCCTGTCGCATACTGATTCAAAGTTATTATGGGGTGAATACCTAAAAGATGGGAAATTTCGAGGAGATTTCTCCATCAATCTTGCCTTCAAATCCAGACTAGATGCCTCAACCACGATCCATATAGTTTGCAAACTCATCTTCTCCTACAAAGATCTCTTTAAGCCATTAATGTATCACGCTACCTTTTGGCTCTTTGATTCTCCTAGTTCATTACGCTCAGAGAAACGCCAAAACTTATATGTGTATTATGTTACAATTATATTTCCATGAACACACTCAATGTATATCTTATAAAGAAGACAGTCATAATACTCAAGTAAAAACTGATCCTGCATTAAATATTTCATTCTTTTCCAAGATCATACCGACCATTTTCTTTGCCTTTGACTCTTAACAACAAGCTTATCCCACCATACAGTAGCATAACTCTTCAACCTGATCGCCACAATTTTAACTTGCTTGTTATCAAGGACGCCCATGACGTCGAAGAATCTATCAAATTCGATCTGTCAATCCAGAAACTCCCCCATTCCCATCGTTCTGTAGAATAATGGAATACCAACATTCATTTGATAATCATGGTTATGTTGATTCCCTTGATCAATTGTCTTTTCCTCGTCGGGGTTTTCTTCTTCATAACTCGATTTTTTAGCAATAACAACACGATTGTTTCTACCCCACAAAACCCAAATTGATTCCTTTCTCCTGTCTCTTTGTTGGTTCCCGTTGTTGTTGGCATTTTTACCTGAGTTGTTAAAGTCACCATTTGTTCAGTCAAAGCAATTAGGGTCGTGGTAATTTGCCTAAGATCTGCTCTGGTCAATGGTTGATCTCCCATAACTGATTAAACTACGAATATGAACAAGAGAAAACCTGCTCAGATGCCACCTAACGTGAAATCACGAAGGATTAGCAAACTGTAAGCCTAGAACAAAAACACTAGTTTGCAAGCGAAAAACCTGTCAGATAAAGTTTTGGAATCCACCAAAAGAGAAAATACtttaattttattatgatcaAAGATAACATTGACGACCACACCCAAATGTATTTAAATACATAAAAGAATTTTATAGGCTTTTAAtccaaaataaaaataaaatagaaaaagaaatCCTAATAGGCTTTTAatacaaaacaaaaacaaaatagaaaattgcggaaaatattaaaatattatatttggGCCTGAAACAAACTCTTAAAAGGCTCATATGTTACGACAAAGAAATGAGTTAGACGTGTGAGTCGATTCCCTATTCAAAAAGGTATAATTATAATCATTATGATATCGGACGCCAAATTTGCACATTTCCTCCCGATCTTTTCTGATGCGTGACTTCTTATCGATACGTGCAACCAGCCTATAAACTATAAACTATAAGCTcaaaaaatatcatgacaaacAAAACCTTAGAATAATATAAACAACAATCAAATCATAAGAGTCGTTATATGGATAAAACTCCGACATCCAAGATTAGGTATTTATTCAATTTATTAATCTctaaatttttttaatatattttttaaagtGATTAATATAGTAAAACCTCTAATTTAGAGTGGATTAATAAGTATACAATTTTATtgaattataaaaaaaattataatgaTAAAAAAACATTACAATAGACTTTCCAAAAAATATAatctttttattttaaaaaatatgacTTTAAAGGCAATATAACAACATATCATAAAGGCGTCTTAAAATAATAGGATAAAGGAAACAAATGTTAAAGAAGATAAAGGAAAAAGATAATAGTAGGAAAAGCTTCTTTTAAAGAGAATCTAATGAATTTTTTGAGTCCATGATCCATATCTTGAACAAAAACTTTATATAAGGCTTGGAGAGACACATTGTTTGGTAACAAGATAGTGTGTGAGTTGAAGCACTTAATTGTGAGAATGTCCAACATGCAAATTGTCCCAGCTTACAAGACCATTGTGGAGGCACAGTATGTTGAAATGAGGGTACCCTTGTATTCTTATGGCTGTGAGAAGAAAATCAAGAAAAGCTTATCAAGTCTCAAAGGTAAATTTAGcatatatttatttttatgaTAGTTTTGAAGACATGCATAATTTGTATAAACATGTTTTGACTTTTGAAGGCCATGTTATAACAAGCTGAAAATAGATTATATGGACGTATAATAAGTGATTTTACATAAGATAAGTTGAAATAAAGTCTACCAAATAATTCATGTAATGTGTTTTTAATATGATTTTGTACAACTTTATAAAGGTGAACTGCAAATCTTACTACTCACCAACTCTTTCATAACACTTTTGCACCTCATGTTATTTACATGGGCTTTCAAACTTCACAGCATATAGTACTGGGTTCATTGTACATCGCTACTAGTGGGCTGTCGGCAATGAGAAGAaaaattattttctcatcctaTGAATTtcacaaaaatattttttaaattttaaaattcgaattattattattattattattattattattattattattattattattattatagattTGTTTTTACAAAAATTATTGGTTTTGTAAAGATCAATAATTTATCTACATTAATAAATTTTCGTTAAAAAATGTGATTTGGAATAATCTAATTTTATAAAATCGGTTTTTAGGACGAGTATTATCCCTACTTATAAATATATGTTCAagccatatattgtccgatgtgaAACTCTTAACACACCATTCATGTCTAGGACAAGGTAAGTGGAGCGTGAAAACAAATGGATGGTGACACGATAGtatttataatttaattttgaattttcaaaataataatattaaccAAGTTCTAACATTTATTTATAATATGATTATTgaatttttaaattattatttacATAATATTAACAAAGTTTTAACCTTAATTTATAATTTGATTATTgaattttcaaattaaaaaaaagttaaataccaaaataaaattggttaataTTAACCATTTTATAAACTAGTAATTACACAATATTAACCAactttatttttattattattattatttttaaaaaaaaaatcattaacCAAATAATAAGGTAATGTGAGAACAtgattaatattatatattttattagTTAATAAAATAGTGAAGTTGGTTAATAATCTATAAATAAAATATGTGGTTAATAACATATATTTTTGTGATTAATGCAATAATATAATTGATTAATGACAAAATCTTATATTTGTGTTTTAAcattaaattaaaaataataatttttagtttaaataaaatatctttttttaaatatcttttgttataaaatatttttaaattttattttgttatcaaatattttttaattttaaaaataaaaattaatattgAACATAAATATTGAAAATATTGATGTAAGAAATGGGTATAGGAATAGATAAATATAGAGTGCATTAATCACTTGTGTTCAATCTAAAAAAGAAATTTGTTTAGTATTTGACAGTCTAAAAAAGAAATTTGTTTAGTATTTGACTTTGATATTTAATACTCCATTCATTTGATctaatttataaaaaatattattttttaaatatattgaataattaatatatttaatttatatataatataaataGATTGATTATTGAATGTATCtaaaaaaaatgtattttataaataaaatcgGCTATAAAGTTGAATGGAGTATTAAAATAATCTATACTAAATTTTTACTCCTAGTCGAGCACATTCTTTCAATGAATGATAAAAGAGAGCTAGACTAACAATATTCTGGACTACTATTGGTTGCAAAGTCAAACTAATTGTGTGAACCGGAATATTTGTATTATTTCAATTCAAATTGTTCTCTATGCTAAGCAATTTCTAGAGTAAAAAAAAAAGAAACTGTGCTCATCTATACATCATTAACTTTTAATTTAGCATGATATCAAATTTAAGCCTCCAATATTGGATCCAATTGTTCTTATACATAACTTTCGGTGACATCTTACTATGCATAAATTGGTTTTCCTACCCTCCTAGACTCACTAAAACTTTCCTACCCTCTTAATTTTTTTTCTAATATGTTTTTTTAGCTTATATAAATTGGTATATTTGTGGCAATTTGGCAGGCATATACTCAATAAATGTGGATCATTATCAACAAAAGGTGACGGTTTGGGGAATTTGCAACAAATTTGATGTGTTACAAACAGTTAGAAGCAAGAGAAAAGATGCTTGTTTTTGGAACCAAGAAGACAATGTTGCAttagaaaattcacaaacacAATCCTCACCAATCCCATTACCAACTTTTCCTCACAAAGATTTTAAGCCTTCTTTATCTTTAACTAGGGTTAGGTCTCTAAGTTTGAAGGCATGGAAAAAGGTCTTCACTAGATCATATTCTTTCTAAGATGAAAATGTGAATTAGAAGAAGAGAGCAACAATAGTTTAATATGTTTTGCCTctataaattttataaaaattaaaaacatatttAATCTGATTAACCATAATTAAGTATCTTCTTAAAGTTTATGTGTAAATTCTGTAATGGTTGTATTGGATATATTTTCTTGTTCTAGCATTTGGTTTCTTAATTTTACTTTGCACTGTTTTTTTCCTTCTTTTCATGTAATGCAATTTGGCTTTCTTATATGAATTTGGTAAACATCATTATGATGATGCCTCTACAAATTAGAGAGAGTCTATATGCTATAAAAATCAACCACTTATTATACTACATTTAGATTTTACTTGTTCTAGCCAAATTGTGTATTCTTGAAGGTACATTTTGTTTTATTGCTTTTATCAATACTATTGTCCTATGTTTTAGTggacttttttttttttttggagATTTATATCTCCTTCACTATTCATCACTTTGTTATCATTATACTTTTTAATAAGATAATTTGATATATTACTACCTGTCGTACCTCGGGAAATGAGAGacacgacctagcgaagcgcgaccgcacgctcgcaatgatggactgaacagagtcgtcaccgaactttatttattcctaaaaaggaaaggggaaatatcgataaaacccaagacaaaacgacaatgattatggtcgtcgcaaccaaatcagggttcgggagtcgattacgcaaggggaaggtattagcaccctcacgtccgttgtactcaacaggaaccgttaggttagttgtgcgcgttagtgttagtttgaaatgttaggctttaagttattaggtgggaaaggaagtatagaagagaggagaatgtttttggattttttgacgaaggactaaacctaagttttttattaatgggcctgacaagatttacaaatcctgctcctacgtatctcaacagagaaatcaaggcttacgcagttctggatagaaaaatgtttgtttgttggtcgattttatcgaaagctactttgtgtcaaatcgacgaaaacattgttggactacccaaaacaggtggaaaaacattgccttgcattgttttgaaacaaagtacctttcgtttgagaaagggtttgaaggGTCAATCGCGCGGCGGCgagaaaaagaaattgattggtttgatgtgttttgaataatggcgagaacttggatgagcgagatatccatctcgaatcctagtctcaggggtgtgtggtatccaccacgttccatttccatcttatttgcaaaaaaatatttaataagaattaagtgttttgaggtttgattgagaaagggtttgaagaaaccgcattgacaattttggACGATGacgagagctaagataggcgaggcatccacctcgaatcttaatctcaggagtgtgtggtatccaccacgttccatttccatctttatttgaaaagtgtttagataggaattaagtattttgggttttattatgaaaatggctcgatgttggatcaagcatttgatgagtGATTGAGAAAcatttgaatgagtgtttgagagaaatagaatagataaatttggatgatggcgagagctaagataggtGGGGTATCCACCTCGACTCTTAATCTCAAGAGTGCACGGCATCCACCATattccacttccatctttattgaaaaggtcttaaatatgaattaatattttttgagtttttattatgaaaaatggcttgacgttagatcaagcatttgatgaaagtttgagAGAAACGGAATGGAACAGGAGggagaaatggattgatttgtttattgagaaaatactcgacgttggatcgagtcttatt includes these proteins:
- the LOC127118608 gene encoding heavy metal-associated isoprenylated plant protein 28; this translates as MSNMQIVPAYKTIVEAQYVEMRVPLYSYGCEKKIKKSLSSLKGIYSINVDHYQQKVTVWGICNKFDVLQTVRSKRKDACFWNQEDNVALENSQTQSSPIPLPTFPHKDFKPSLSLTRVRSLSLKAWKKVFTRSYSF